A part of Bosea sp. (in: a-proteobacteria) genomic DNA contains:
- the recQ gene encoding DNA helicase RecQ: MPDSLQAARSTLKTTFGYDDFRSGQREVIEAVLARRDVLAVMPTGSGKSMCYQLPALVEGGLTVVVSPLIALMRDQVKQMAAAGVGAVTLNSQNTDDDNAAAWRALRHGDTHLLYVSPERLAVDGLAARLAELGVCRLAIDEAHCVSQWGHDFRPEYRDLRRLRLALGSPPVLALTATADENTRGDIIAQLFDADPTIFVHGFDRPNISLRFEPKDQPRRQIEAFLATRKGQSGIIYCSSRKRTEALAEWLGGKGWRAVSYHAGMEQESRNRNQDIFQQEDGVIVCATIAFGMGVNKPDVRFVIHADMPGSIESYYQEIGRAGRDGLPAATLTLHGMDDIALRRRQIDEKDMGEDRKRVEHRKLDALTALCEASQCRRGALLSYFGETSVNCQGCDLCDAPAKALYDGLIDAQKALSAMLRTGQRFGAAHIADVLVGKRTDAIAQQKHDEIKTFGVGKDKAPKSWMSIIRQLFAAGAVAHRDEFGGLVVTEKGEALLKGQNSIRLRAETAGERLARIRSPSGPYGTALDDADDAVFQRLRKLRAAISREEGIAAYMVFPDRTLMDMAREKPADIDAMARINGVGSRKLKAYGDAFLGALWEG, encoded by the coding sequence ATGCCCGATTCTCTCCAGGCAGCGCGCAGCACGCTCAAGACCACCTTCGGCTATGACGACTTCCGCTCCGGCCAGCGTGAGGTGATCGAGGCCGTTCTGGCGCGCCGCGACGTGCTGGCGGTGATGCCCACAGGCTCCGGCAAGTCCATGTGCTACCAGCTGCCCGCGCTGGTCGAGGGCGGGCTGACCGTGGTCGTTTCGCCGCTGATCGCGCTGATGCGCGATCAGGTGAAGCAGATGGCCGCCGCCGGCGTGGGCGCCGTCACGCTCAACTCGCAGAACACGGACGACGACAATGCCGCCGCCTGGCGCGCGCTGCGCCATGGCGACACGCATCTGCTCTATGTATCGCCCGAGCGGCTGGCGGTTGATGGCCTTGCCGCGCGGCTGGCGGAGCTGGGCGTGTGCCGCCTCGCCATCGACGAGGCGCATTGCGTGAGCCAGTGGGGCCATGATTTCAGGCCCGAGTACCGCGATCTGCGGCGCCTGCGCCTGGCGCTGGGCTCGCCGCCCGTGCTGGCGCTGACCGCCACGGCCGACGAGAACACAAGGGGCGACATCATCGCCCAGCTCTTCGACGCCGACCCGACGATCTTCGTGCATGGCTTCGACCGGCCGAACATCTCGCTGCGGTTCGAGCCCAAGGACCAGCCGCGCCGGCAGATCGAGGCTTTCCTCGCCACGCGGAAGGGGCAGTCGGGCATCATCTATTGCTCATCGCGCAAGCGCACGGAGGCGCTGGCCGAATGGCTTGGCGGCAAGGGCTGGCGCGCGGTGAGCTACCATGCCGGCATGGAGCAGGAGAGCCGCAACCGCAACCAGGACATCTTCCAGCAGGAGGATGGCGTCATCGTCTGCGCCACGATCGCCTTCGGCATGGGCGTCAACAAGCCCGATGTGCGCTTCGTGATCCACGCCGACATGCCCGGCTCGATCGAGAGCTATTATCAGGAGATCGGACGCGCCGGGCGCGACGGGCTGCCCGCCGCCACGCTGACGCTTCATGGCATGGACGACATCGCCCTGCGCCGCCGCCAGATCGACGAAAAGGACATGGGCGAGGACAGAAAGCGAGTGGAGCACCGCAAGCTCGACGCGCTGACCGCCCTTTGCGAAGCCTCGCAGTGCCGGCGCGGCGCACTGCTGAGCTATTTCGGCGAGACAAGCGTGAACTGCCAGGGCTGCGACCTGTGCGACGCTCCGGCCAAGGCACTGTATGACGGGCTGATCGACGCGCAGAAGGCGCTCTCGGCCATGCTGCGCACCGGCCAGCGCTTCGGTGCGGCGCACATCGCGGATGTGCTGGTGGGCAAGCGCACCGACGCCATCGCCCAGCAGAAGCATGACGAGATCAAGACCTTCGGGGTCGGCAAGGACAAGGCGCCGAAAAGCTGGATGAGCATCATCCGCCAGCTCTTCGCAGCCGGCGCCGTGGCGCATCGCGACGAGTTCGGCGGGCTCGTGGTCACCGAGAAGGGCGAGGCCCTGCTCAAGGGCCAGAACAGCATCAGGCTGAGGGCCGAGACGGCGGGCGAACGGCTGGCGCGCATCAGGAGCCCGTCCGGCCCCTATGGCACCGCGCTCGACGATGCCGACGACGCCGTGTTCCAGCGCCTGCGCAAGCTGCGCGCCGCCATCTCCCGCGAGGAAGGCATCGCCGCCTACATGGTGTTCCCCGACCGCACGCTGATGGACATGGCGCGCGAGAAGCCGGCCGACATCGACGCCATGGCGCGCATCAACGGCGTCGGCTCGCGCAAGCTCAAGGCCTATGGCGACGCGTTTCTGGGGGCGCTGTGGGAGGGATGA
- a CDS encoding cytochrome c, which translates to MSTLLPLTRRAFALPSSVLAASLILAASMPAGPAAAAQDIRAGRALARENCAGCHAIGRSGRSPRPFATPFRLIPQRYPVEALEEAFGEGITGSHRGMPDFQFSPRQVDDLLGYIRSLARR; encoded by the coding sequence ATGTCGACGCTCCTCCCGCTGACCCGGCGCGCCTTCGCCTTGCCTTCATCCGTTCTGGCCGCGAGCCTCATCCTTGCCGCCAGCATGCCGGCGGGCCCCGCCGCCGCCGCGCAGGATATCCGCGCCGGGCGCGCCCTCGCCCGCGAGAACTGCGCCGGATGCCACGCCATCGGACGGAGCGGCCGCAGCCCACGGCCCTTCGCGACGCCGTTCCGGCTGATCCCGCAGCGTTATCCCGTCGAGGCGCTTGAGGAAGCCTTTGGCGAGGGCATCACGGGCAGCCACCGCGGCATGCCCGACTTCCAGTTCTCGCCGCGCCAGGTGGATGACCTGCTGGGCTATATCCGCAGCCTCGCGCGCCGCTGA